The Methylocystis sp. ATCC 49242 region CGGTGTAGCCCTGATCGACATAAACGAGTTCGACGCTTTCGCCTGTCACATCCTGCACGGCTGCGATGAGCTTGCCGACCTCGGCGCGGTCATCGACATTCGCCGGCGTGACATGCAACGCCAGCAAATGGCCCAATGTGTCGACTGCCATGTGCAGCTTCGAGCCGCGCTTTCGCTTCGCGCCGTCATAGCCCGCTCGTGGGCCGCTCTCAGGGGTCGAGCGCAAGGTGCGGCTGTCGATGATCGCCGCCGTCGGCTCCGCCGCCCGCCCGGAAGCGACGCGCAACTGGGCGCGCAGATCCTGCGCAAGCGCCTCGAACACGCCCGCCGACAGCCAGCGCTGCGATTGCTGATACACGGCGAACCATGGCGGCAGATCGTTGGGCATGGCGCGCCAGGCGATGCCGTAGCGCAGCACGTAACGCAGGCCGTTGAACAGCTCGCGCAGCGAATGTTGACGCTGCGGCGCGCCTTCGTCCATGAGCGTCAGATAAGGCGCAACCAGCGACCATTCTTCGTCGCTGACGTCAGACGGATAAGGTTTGCGAATCGGAGACATCCGATTCTACTAAGACAATCAATCACCAAAGTACATAACACCCTCTAAGTGGGGTACCGGGTGCGCCTCGCGTAAAGAAAATCTCGACCAACTCACGGTTGAGCGGCCCCAACATCGTAGGAAGCCATCGTGGATCACCAAACTGGGCGGTTGCAGTTGTTCGAAACGAGTAATCAAAAATGTGTTCTCTATCGTCCATCGCGTGCATCTCGCGCGCATCGAAATGAACGCGGGGAAATCGGGCGATGCTTTCCCAACTTGTCGGCCCGTCGGCCTATCCCCGCGCGTTCGACATGGCCGCGCAGGCGCATTGCGAGGTTGTATTCGCGTAGGTTCAAGCCGTAATCTTAAACCCTCGGATGATCCAAGCAATCAAAAACCCGAAGAAATAAACCACTGCCGACGCAACAATCGAAACGCCACCGAATAAGAGAAAGGCGTCTTGAAACTCTCCTCGTCTGTGAGTGGCCATGGACTTGTCATATTGCTCCATCGAGAAAGGCGGCGGAGAAGGGTCATATTTCCGGTGCGTATATAGATGCCAGCAGCTTCCGCCCCGTTCAGAATAGGCGGGCTCTTTTAATTGAGGGAACGGACGATTGATATATTCAGAACAATTACCGCTAGCGAAGTCTTTCAATGTTGCTTCACGGTATTGATATTCTGACAGATTTACCCCATAAACCAGCGTGTATGGGTAAAACAGCCCGAATCCTAAGAATAACAGGCAGCTCGCAACAAGCCAAAGCCGTTGCCATCCGTTCAGCTTATTCAAATTCATTTGTTCTATTCCGCGATAGAATTCAGACGATTGAAAATCATACAGCGCTCCCGCCGCCCGATTTTCTCATTTTAATAACGTTGGAGGCCGGCGGCTCGCAATAGCTCGCCCAAGCGTCCATCAGCGCCCGGCGCTTCTCCAAGGCGTCGCCGCGCCGGTAGGCTTGTTCGGCCTTGTCCCCGATGACATGAGACAGCGCGGCCTCTGCGACCTCACGCGGGAAGCGCGTTTCGTTCCCCGCCCAGTCGCGGAAAGCGGACCGGAAACCGTGAACCGTCACGCCTTCGATCTTCATCCGGCGCAACACCATTTCCATTGCCATGTTGGACAGAGGCTTGCCCGCCCGCTGACCGGGGAAGACAAATTCGGCGGTTTTCCCTTCGGCGAGCTTTTCAAGGATCGACATCGCGCGGCCGGCAAGAGGTATCCGGTGCGGACGGCCGGGCTTGGTGCGTTCAGCCGGAACCGTCCAGACCTTGCCCGCCATGTCGATTTCAGACCATCGCGCGCCCAGCACCTCGCCGGTGCGCGTCGCCGTCAATATGCAGAACTCCAAGGCCATCGCCGCGAGGGCGTCGCGCTCCCGCAGACTGGCGACGAATCCGGGAACCTCCGCATAGGGCATGGCGGCGTGATGGCCCCGCGTCAATTTCTGGCGCTTGGGTAAGAGCTTGTCCAAATGGCCGCGCCAGCGGGCCGGGTTGGCTTCATTGCGCGGGATATGACCGCGCGCCCGCGCTGCGTCCAAGACGGCTTCGATCCGGCCCCGCAGTCGGGACGCGGTTTCCGGCTTCTCCAGCCACAAAGGTTGAAGCACGGAAAGAACCGCCTCAGTGTCGATTTCATCCACCGGCCTTGACCGGATAGCCCCGCAATACTCCCGCAGCGTCATCGTCCATTGCGCCCGATGCTTGGCGTTGCGCCATTCCGCCCCCTTGTTGTCAATGAACGCGTCCGCCATCGCGCCAAACGTCGGCTTTCCGGCTTCAGCCCGCTCTTGCTCGCGCCGCGCCTCGATGGGGTTGGAGCCGCTCGCCAGAAGCCGCCGGGCTTCATCTCGAAGACCC contains the following coding sequences:
- a CDS encoding IS5 family transposase — translated: MSPIRKPYPSDVSDEEWSLVAPYLTLMDEGAPQRQHSLRELFNGLRYVLRYGIAWRAMPNDLPPWFAVYQQSQRWLSAGVFEALAQDLRAQLRVASGRAAEPTAAIIDSRTLRSTPESGPRAGYDGAKRKRGSKLHMAVDTLGHLLALHVTPANVDDRAEVGKLIAAVQDVTGESVELVYVDQGYTGEKASEAAKAQGAELCVVKLAEAKKGFVLLPKRWVVERSFAWATRCRRLVKDYERYAQTLAGLHVVAFACLMLKRAADFMIQGA
- a CDS encoding site-specific integrase — translated: MAGGKLTARSAATTKPGTHGDGAGLYLVVSPSGGRKWVYRFTWQGKIRMMGLGSADVVSLAEARGLRDEARRLLASGSNPIEARREQERAEAGKPTFGAMADAFIDNKGAEWRNAKHRAQWTMTLREYCGAIRSRPVDEIDTEAVLSVLQPLWLEKPETASRLRGRIEAVLDAARARGHIPRNEANPARWRGHLDKLLPKRQKLTRGHHAAMPYAEVPGFVASLRERDALAAMALEFCILTATRTGEVLGARWSEIDMAGKVWTVPAERTKPGRPHRIPLAGRAMSILEKLAEGKTAEFVFPGQRAGKPLSNMAMEMVLRRMKIEGVTVHGFRSAFRDWAGNETRFPREVAEAALSHVIGDKAEQAYRRGDALEKRRALMDAWASYCEPPASNVIKMRKSGGGSAV